The Bdellovibrionales bacterium genome has a segment encoding these proteins:
- a CDS encoding patatin-like phospholipase family protein: MKLESWLSQGPYTLALCSSFFGYYSHCGVATALYQTGFPPSKLSGSSAGALVGGALASGMSPDQFKELAFSIEKKDFWDPHLGLGLLRGNKFLNLIQEHLVPTFEKTHKPLEVAVFDLFSFKTRFINQGELPAAVVASCAVPGLFHPRRLGRRIYYDGGIFNKSGTNPIHKHERVLNIFFGSSGVTFHPQHFTLYYKNIPRVSFNNLGDGKKAYSELLERTQQAMNRFFIDQMIQA, encoded by the coding sequence ATGAAACTTGAATCCTGGCTCTCACAAGGGCCATACACATTAGCATTATGCAGTAGTTTTTTTGGTTATTATTCCCATTGTGGAGTTGCTACTGCCCTCTACCAAACGGGTTTCCCACCTAGCAAATTGAGTGGCTCTAGTGCCGGAGCCCTCGTCGGCGGAGCCTTAGCCTCTGGCATGTCCCCAGATCAATTCAAAGAACTCGCGTTCTCCATTGAAAAAAAAGATTTTTGGGACCCTCACTTAGGGCTGGGGTTACTTCGAGGAAATAAATTTTTAAATTTAATTCAGGAACACTTAGTCCCCACATTCGAAAAAACACACAAACCACTTGAAGTGGCTGTGTTCGATCTGTTCTCATTTAAAACTCGCTTCATAAATCAAGGTGAGCTTCCAGCAGCCGTCGTCGCTTCCTGTGCTGTTCCGGGGTTATTTCATCCCCGCCGATTAGGCCGACGAATTTATTATGACGGGGGAATTTTTAATAAGTCGGGAACAAATCCTATCCACAAGCATGAGAGAGTCCTCAATATTTTTTTTGGATCTTCAGGCGTTACTTTTCACCCTCAACACTTTACCCTTTATTATAAGAATATTCCCCGGGTGAGCTTTAATAATCTGGGGGATGGAAAAAAGGCTTACAGCGAGCTTTTGGAACGAACGCAACAAGCGATGAATCGATTTTTTATTGATCAGATGATTCAAGCCTAG